From a single Kitasatospora sp. NBC_00458 genomic region:
- a CDS encoding MarR family winged helix-turn-helix transcriptional regulator: MSARLQQSPGHLIRVAQQVHTRLWSEHVGADLTAPQFAVLLVLALEPGADQRTVGERASLDKATMAEMVARLVRRGLVLRRRDPADGRRKLLALSQSGAQAVREATGGVVRVQRTLFEPLTPEEQLEIVRVMAKIARLEPAQVAVLTDARPMLDAQRAIGYLIRVSQQVHTKLWTEHVGSELTAPQYAVLDALELEPGADQRTVGELASLDKATMAEMVSRLVRRGLVQRRRDPSDGRRNLLSLSPAGQDLLHRSAAGVARVQQLLLDPLDEHEHEAALALIAKAARL; encoded by the coding sequence GTGTCCGCGCGACTGCAGCAGTCGCCCGGACACCTGATCCGCGTTGCACAGCAGGTCCACACCCGTCTGTGGTCCGAACACGTCGGAGCCGATCTCACGGCTCCGCAGTTCGCGGTCCTGCTGGTCCTCGCCCTCGAACCGGGCGCTGACCAGCGGACGGTCGGGGAGCGTGCTTCGCTCGACAAGGCCACGATGGCCGAGATGGTCGCCCGGCTGGTCCGGCGCGGCCTGGTGCTGCGGCGCCGTGACCCGGCCGACGGCCGGCGCAAGCTGCTCGCTCTCTCGCAGAGCGGCGCCCAGGCTGTTCGTGAGGCCACCGGCGGAGTGGTCCGCGTGCAGCGCACGCTCTTCGAGCCGCTCACTCCGGAGGAGCAGCTGGAGATCGTCCGTGTGATGGCCAAGATAGCCAGGCTGGAACCGGCTCAGGTCGCGGTCCTCACGGACGCGCGGCCGATGCTGGACGCCCAGCGGGCGATCGGCTACCTGATCCGGGTGAGCCAGCAGGTGCACACCAAGCTCTGGACGGAGCACGTCGGTTCGGAGCTGACGGCGCCGCAGTACGCGGTGCTGGACGCACTGGAGCTGGAGCCGGGCGCCGACCAGCGCACGGTCGGCGAGCTGGCCTCGCTGGACAAGGCCACGATGGCCGAGATGGTCAGCCGGCTGGTCCGGCGCGGTCTGGTGCAGCGTCGCCGCGACCCCTCGGACGGGCGGCGCAACCTGCTCTCGCTCTCGCCGGCGGGGCAGGACCTGCTGCACCGCTCGGCCGCGGGCGTGGCCCGGGTCCAGCAGCTGCTGCTGGATCCGCTGGACGAGCACGAGCACGAGGCCGCACTGGCCCTGATCGCCAAGGCGGCCAGGCTGTAG
- a CDS encoding aldo/keto reductase, translating to MSNIPTVTLNDGSQIPQLGFGVWQVPDAEATPAVRAAIESGYRSIDTAAVYENETGTGQAITEALAGGLAREDLYVTTKLWNSGTRDWSGEQGRDAVLREFDASLARLGLDRIDLYLIHWPRPMHGSYLNVWKAFEQLRADGRVTSIGVSNFGPEQLTRLLDEASVVPVLNQVELHPYFPQDELRAFHAEHGIATEAWSPLGQGKELLAEPALARIAGKHGRTVAQVVLRWHLQSGIIAIPKSVTPSRIKENLDVSGFELDAEDLAAIAGIATGKRIGPDPQEFDWN from the coding sequence GTGAGCAACATCCCCACCGTCACGCTCAACGACGGCTCGCAGATCCCGCAGCTCGGCTTCGGGGTCTGGCAGGTGCCGGACGCGGAGGCCACCCCCGCCGTCCGCGCCGCCATCGAGTCCGGCTACCGCTCGATCGACACCGCCGCGGTCTACGAGAACGAGACCGGCACCGGTCAGGCGATCACCGAGGCGCTCGCCGGCGGCCTGGCCCGCGAGGACCTCTACGTCACCACCAAGCTGTGGAACTCCGGCACCCGCGACTGGTCCGGCGAGCAGGGCCGCGACGCGGTGCTGCGCGAGTTCGACGCCTCGCTGGCCCGCCTGGGCCTCGACCGCATCGACCTGTACCTGATCCACTGGCCGCGCCCGATGCACGGCAGCTACCTCAACGTCTGGAAGGCGTTCGAGCAGCTGCGCGCCGACGGCCGGGTGACGTCGATCGGCGTCTCCAACTTCGGACCCGAGCAGCTCACCCGCCTGCTCGACGAGGCCTCCGTGGTGCCGGTGCTGAACCAGGTCGAGCTGCACCCGTACTTCCCGCAGGACGAGCTCCGCGCCTTCCACGCCGAGCACGGCATCGCCACCGAGGCCTGGAGCCCGCTGGGCCAGGGCAAGGAGCTGCTGGCGGAGCCGGCGCTGGCGCGGATCGCCGGGAAGCACGGCCGCACCGTCGCCCAGGTGGTGCTCCGCTGGCACCTGCAGAGCGGGATCATCGCGATCCCGAAGTCGGTCACGCCGTCCCGGATCAAGGAGAACCTCGACGTCTCCGGCTTCGAGCTGGACGCCGAGGACCTCGCCGCGATCGCCGGCATCGCCACCGGCAAGCGGATCGGTCCGGACCCGCAGGAGTTCGACTGGAACTGA
- a CDS encoding ABC transporter ATP-binding protein: MPLETLPLADPGRPELSSPLAFLRWLQRGQRRGQVLATCWSLLEMGGQAALPVPVGLGIQAAVDGDAAGLWRAGGIALGLAALSSVGTVLLHRQAVWNWIHAATQVRQLVARQASRLGAGLSRRIATGEIVAVGSGDVEKIGWYVELVARLRGAVLVWLAVSTAVLVTQPLLGLAVLLGVPVLAASVWPLLGPFERRYTEQRALGGKATELAADTVAGLRVLRGIGGEELFLARYRAASQQVRAAAVRSARIWSLMQAQQVLLPGLFVVGITWYGAHLAATGRISVGTLVAVYGSTAYLAAPLRILGEAAHAWSVARVSAGRAVRVLSLDRTAGTPDSGLTGPAQSDLFDPATGLTAAAGRLTAVVCGDPDFAGALAERLGGHVPTAEDEPPGPSVRLGGVELDAVPLAEARAAVLVHDKEPVLLSGTLAGLFDIPASGRVEPADALAAACAEDVLDALVDGSPDCRGDAMRAEITERGRSLSGGQRQRLALARSLLADPPVLVLDEPTSAVDAHTESRIAAGLRRNREGRTTVVFATSPLLLDQADRVVLVRDGRVAAAGRHRELMRTEPGYRAVVTRAEEPAPVREAV, translated from the coding sequence ATGCCGCTCGAAACCCTCCCCCTGGCCGATCCCGGCCGTCCCGAACTCTCCTCCCCGCTCGCCTTCCTGCGCTGGCTCCAGCGCGGCCAGCGGCGCGGGCAGGTGCTCGCCACCTGCTGGTCGCTGCTGGAGATGGGCGGCCAGGCGGCCCTGCCGGTGCCGGTCGGCCTCGGCATCCAGGCCGCCGTCGACGGCGACGCCGCCGGCCTCTGGCGCGCCGGGGGCATCGCCCTCGGGCTCGCCGCGCTGTCCTCGGTGGGCACCGTCCTGCTGCACCGCCAGGCCGTCTGGAACTGGATCCACGCCGCCACCCAGGTCCGCCAGCTCGTCGCCCGCCAGGCCTCCCGCCTCGGCGCCGGCCTGTCCCGGCGGATCGCGACCGGCGAGATCGTCGCGGTCGGCAGCGGGGACGTCGAGAAGATCGGCTGGTACGTCGAGCTGGTCGCCCGGCTGCGCGGCGCGGTCCTCGTCTGGCTGGCCGTCAGCACGGCGGTGCTGGTCACCCAGCCGCTGCTCGGGCTCGCCGTCCTGCTCGGGGTGCCCGTGCTGGCCGCCTCGGTCTGGCCGCTGCTCGGCCCGTTCGAGCGGCGCTACACGGAACAGCGCGCGCTCGGGGGCAAGGCCACCGAGCTGGCCGCCGACACGGTCGCCGGACTCCGGGTGCTGCGCGGCATCGGCGGCGAGGAGCTCTTCCTCGCCCGGTACCGGGCCGCCTCCCAGCAGGTCCGCGCGGCGGCCGTCCGCTCGGCCCGGATCTGGTCCCTGATGCAGGCCCAGCAGGTGCTGCTGCCCGGCCTGTTCGTGGTGGGCATCACCTGGTACGGCGCCCACCTGGCCGCCACCGGGCGGATCTCGGTCGGCACCCTGGTCGCCGTCTACGGCTCGACGGCCTACCTCGCCGCGCCGCTGCGGATCCTCGGCGAGGCGGCGCACGCCTGGAGCGTGGCCCGGGTCTCGGCCGGCCGGGCCGTCCGGGTGCTCTCGCTCGACCGGACCGCCGGCACCCCCGACTCCGGGCTCACCGGTCCCGCGCAGTCCGACCTGTTCGACCCGGCCACCGGGCTGACCGCCGCGGCCGGCCGGCTGACCGCCGTGGTCTGCGGCGACCCCGACTTCGCCGGCGCGCTGGCCGAGCGGCTCGGCGGGCACGTCCCGACCGCCGAGGACGAGCCGCCGGGGCCGTCCGTCCGGCTGGGCGGCGTCGAGCTGGACGCCGTGCCGCTGGCCGAGGCGCGGGCCGCCGTCCTCGTCCACGACAAGGAGCCGGTCCTGCTCTCCGGCACCCTGGCGGGGCTGTTCGACATCCCCGCCTCCGGGCGGGTCGAACCCGCCGACGCGCTCGCCGCGGCCTGCGCCGAGGACGTCCTGGACGCCCTGGTCGACGGCTCGCCCGACTGCCGGGGGGACGCCATGCGGGCGGAGATCACCGAGCGCGGCCGCTCGCTGTCCGGCGGGCAGCGGCAGCGGCTGGCACTGGCCCGGTCGCTGCTGGCCGACCCGCCGGTGCTCGTCCTCGACGAGCCGACCAGCGCGGTGGACGCGCACACCGAGTCCCGGATCGCGGCCGGGCTGCGCCGCAACCGCGAGGGGCGCACCACGGTGGTCTTCGCGACCAGCCCGCTGCTGCTGGACCAGGCGGACCGGGTCGTCCTGGTCCGCGACGGGAGGGTGGCCGCCGCCGGCCGCCACCGCGAGCTGATGCGGACCGAGCCGGGCTACCGGGCCGTGGTCACCCGTGCGGAGGAGCCGGCGCCGGTGCGGGAGGCGGTGTGA
- a CDS encoding ABC transporter ATP-binding protein, producing MKPPVQQEQGPATTLPVGSPAAVRSYLRLLARRHRGGFSAVVGLHAVATTAGLVGPWVLGTLVESLATGTAGETVTVAVAWYLLALVVQSAFTWWSRLRGSVLGERVLADLREDFLVRSVALPTGVLERAGTGDLVSRGTTDIDRLDKSVREAVPELAVAIVSLLLVLGALAATSPLLALTSLIGLPLLLASSRWYFRRAPQSYRNESAGYAAVNSVLAETVDAGRTVEALRLGEQRVRLTDRKLADWIAWERYTLWLRSAWFPTIDAVYTLAVLGTLVLGGLFTLRGWITVGELTTGVLYAQALTAPVDLILRWYDELQIGQASLARLVGVREVPEQESDEAARPDGRRVEARDVRFGYREGADVLHGISLDVAPGSRVALVGPSGAGKSTLGRLLAGIYAPGRGSVTLGGAALSRMPAERVRSEVALVNQEHHVFVGTLRDNLRLAAPDADDTELRGALDAVDAGDWVDALSAGLDTEVGSGGAALTPPQAQQLALARLVLADPHTLVLDEATSLLDPRAARHLERSLSKVLEGRTVIAIAHRLHTAHDADVIAVVEGGRISEYGSHPELVAAGGPYAALWRSWRDEPSSD from the coding sequence ATGAAGCCCCCCGTCCAGCAGGAGCAGGGGCCGGCCACCACCCTCCCGGTCGGCTCCCCGGCCGCCGTGCGGTCCTACCTGCGGCTGCTGGCCAGACGCCACCGGGGCGGGTTCTCCGCCGTGGTGGGGCTGCACGCGGTGGCCACCACGGCCGGGCTGGTCGGGCCCTGGGTGCTCGGCACCCTGGTCGAGTCGCTGGCCACCGGCACCGCCGGGGAGACCGTCACCGTCGCCGTCGCCTGGTACCTGCTGGCGCTGGTGGTGCAGTCGGCGTTCACCTGGTGGTCGCGGCTGCGCGGCAGCGTCCTCGGCGAGCGGGTCCTCGCCGACCTCCGGGAGGACTTCCTGGTCCGCTCGGTGGCGCTGCCGACCGGCGTGCTGGAGCGGGCCGGCACCGGGGACCTCGTCTCCCGCGGCACCACCGACATCGACCGGCTGGACAAGTCGGTCCGCGAGGCGGTGCCGGAGCTGGCCGTGGCGATCGTGTCGCTGCTGCTGGTGCTGGGCGCGCTGGCGGCCACCTCGCCCCTGCTCGCACTCACCTCGCTGATCGGCCTGCCGCTGCTGCTGGCCTCCTCCCGCTGGTACTTCCGGCGGGCTCCGCAGTCCTACCGCAACGAGTCGGCCGGGTACGCGGCGGTCAACTCCGTGCTGGCCGAGACGGTGGACGCCGGGCGGACGGTCGAGGCGCTGCGCCTCGGCGAGCAGCGGGTCCGGCTGACCGACCGCAAGCTGGCGGACTGGATCGCCTGGGAGCGGTACACCCTCTGGCTGCGCTCGGCCTGGTTCCCGACCATCGACGCGGTCTACACGCTGGCCGTGCTCGGCACCCTGGTGCTGGGCGGGTTGTTCACCCTCCGGGGTTGGATCACCGTCGGCGAGCTGACCACCGGGGTGCTCTACGCCCAGGCGCTGACCGCCCCGGTCGATCTGATCCTGCGCTGGTACGACGAACTGCAGATCGGGCAGGCCTCGCTGGCCAGGCTGGTCGGGGTGCGGGAGGTGCCCGAGCAGGAGAGCGACGAGGCGGCCCGGCCGGACGGTCGGCGGGTCGAGGCGCGGGACGTCCGCTTCGGCTACCGCGAGGGCGCCGACGTGCTGCACGGCATCAGTCTGGACGTCGCCCCGGGGAGCAGGGTCGCCCTGGTCGGGCCGTCCGGCGCGGGCAAGTCCACCCTGGGGCGGCTGCTGGCCGGGATCTACGCACCGGGGCGGGGCAGTGTGACGCTGGGCGGGGCCGCGCTGTCGCGGATGCCGGCCGAGCGGGTCCGCTCCGAGGTCGCGCTGGTCAACCAGGAGCACCACGTCTTCGTCGGCACGCTCCGTGACAACCTGCGGCTGGCCGCGCCGGACGCGGACGACACCGAGCTGCGCGGTGCGCTGGACGCGGTGGACGCCGGTGACTGGGTGGACGCGCTGTCGGCCGGGCTGGACACCGAGGTCGGCTCGGGCGGAGCGGCGCTGACCCCGCCGCAGGCGCAGCAGCTGGCGCTGGCCCGGCTGGTGCTGGCGGACCCGCACACCCTGGTGCTGGACGAGGCCACCTCGCTGCTGGATCCGCGGGCCGCCCGGCACCTGGAGCGTTCGCTCTCCAAGGTGCTGGAGGGGCGGACGGTGATCGCGATCGCCCACCGGCTGCACACGGCGCACGACGCGGACGTGATCGCGGTGGTCGAGGGCGGGCGGATCAGCGAGTACGGCAGTCACCCGGAGCTGGTGGCGGCCGGTGGTCCGTACGCGGCGCTCTGGCGTTCCTGGCGCGACGAGCCGTCCTCGGACTGA
- a CDS encoding LapA family protein, which translates to MTKISDGSSGTKRSEIGGIPTRYIGIAVIVVLAVWFLFANLERVKIQFWVFTVTAPLWIALLATLLAGGALGWLLKGRSGR; encoded by the coding sequence GTGACCAAGATTTCAGACGGTTCGTCCGGTACCAAGCGCAGTGAGATCGGCGGGATCCCCACCCGGTACATCGGGATCGCCGTCATCGTCGTGCTCGCGGTGTGGTTCCTGTTCGCCAATCTCGAAAGGGTGAAGATCCAGTTCTGGGTCTTCACCGTGACCGCGCCGCTCTGGATCGCCCTGCTGGCCACCCTGCTCGCCGGTGGCGCGCTGGGGTGGCTGCTGAAGGGCCGGAGCGGGCGGTGA
- a CDS encoding amino acid ABC transporter ATP-binding protein, producing MRGVNKHFGELHVLQDIELTIGRGEVVVVIGPSGSGKSTLCRAINRLEPIESGDIVIDGRPLPEEGKGLAQLRAEVGMVFQSFNLFAHKTVLQNVSLAQVRVRGRSRAEADGRSRELLERVGLAPQADKYPAQLSGGQQQRVAIARALAMDPKALLFDEPTSALDPEMINEVLDVMRGLAHEGMTMIVVTHEMGFARASANRVVFMADGRIVEDRSPEEFFGAPESERARDFLSKILKH from the coding sequence ATGCGCGGTGTCAACAAGCACTTCGGTGAGCTGCACGTCCTGCAGGACATCGAGCTGACCATCGGCCGGGGCGAGGTCGTGGTGGTGATCGGGCCGTCCGGCTCCGGCAAGTCCACCCTCTGCCGGGCGATCAACCGGCTGGAGCCGATCGAGTCCGGCGACATCGTGATCGACGGCCGGCCGCTTCCCGAGGAGGGCAAGGGGCTGGCGCAGCTGCGCGCCGAGGTGGGGATGGTGTTCCAGTCCTTCAACCTGTTCGCGCACAAGACCGTGCTGCAGAACGTCTCGCTGGCCCAGGTCAGGGTGCGCGGGCGGTCGAGGGCGGAGGCGGACGGGAGGTCCCGGGAGCTGCTGGAGCGGGTCGGGCTCGCCCCGCAGGCGGACAAGTACCCGGCCCAGCTCTCCGGAGGCCAGCAGCAGCGGGTGGCGATCGCGCGGGCGCTGGCGATGGACCCCAAGGCGCTGCTGTTCGACGAGCCCACCTCGGCGCTCGATCCCGAGATGATCAACGAGGTGCTGGACGTGATGCGCGGGCTGGCGCATGAGGGCATGACCATGATCGTCGTGACCCACGAGATGGGGTTCGCCCGGGCCTCCGCCAACCGGGTGGTCTTCATGGCCGACGGGCGGATCGTCGAGGACCGCAGCCCGGAGGAGTTCTTCGGCGCCCCGGAGAGCGAGCGCGCCCGGGACTTCCTCTCCAAGATCCTGAAGCACTGA
- a CDS encoding glutamate ABC transporter substrate-binding protein codes for MKKIVTAAAVAAAVAATLLPAGCGKEGTPPPKGPQPSALPSYRVESGAGITGSPTLDAARSRGHLVVGAKEDQPYLGQKNPATGVYSGFDIEIAKMLAADLGFGPDRIEFRTIASANRETALQNGQVDYYVGTYTINDNRKKLVGFAGPYYLAGQSLLVRRNETAINGPEDLDGKKVCSAAGSTPYQRIQKDYPKARLIGYDTYSACVDNLITSQVDAVTTDNTILMGYAAKVPDELKVVGPLFSQEPYGIGTPKNDTVLRGALNDALAHHEENGDWRKAYDATLGLSGVPAPTPPPIDRY; via the coding sequence GTGAAGAAGATCGTCACCGCCGCCGCGGTGGCCGCCGCCGTGGCCGCGACCCTGCTGCCGGCCGGCTGCGGCAAGGAGGGCACCCCGCCGCCCAAGGGGCCGCAGCCCAGCGCGCTGCCGAGCTACCGGGTGGAGAGCGGTGCCGGGATCACCGGCTCGCCGACCCTGGACGCGGCCCGCAGCCGGGGGCACCTGGTGGTCGGCGCCAAAGAGGACCAGCCCTACCTGGGTCAGAAGAACCCGGCCACCGGGGTGTACTCCGGCTTCGACATCGAGATCGCCAAGATGCTCGCCGCCGACCTCGGGTTCGGCCCGGACCGGATCGAGTTCAGGACCATCGCCTCGGCGAACCGCGAGACCGCACTGCAGAACGGCCAGGTCGACTACTACGTGGGCACCTACACGATCAACGACAACCGCAAGAAGCTGGTCGGCTTCGCCGGGCCGTACTACCTGGCCGGACAGTCGCTGCTGGTGCGCCGGAACGAGACCGCCATCAACGGGCCGGAGGACCTGGACGGGAAGAAGGTCTGCTCCGCGGCCGGCTCCACCCCGTACCAGCGGATCCAGAAGGACTACCCGAAGGCCAGGCTGATCGGCTACGACACCTACTCGGCCTGCGTCGACAACCTGATCACCTCCCAGGTGGACGCGGTGACCACGGACAACACCATCCTGATGGGCTACGCGGCCAAGGTGCCGGACGAGCTCAAGGTGGTCGGACCGCTCTTCTCCCAGGAGCCGTACGGCATCGGCACGCCGAAGAACGACACCGTGCTGCGCGGGGCGCTGAACGACGCGCTGGCGCACCACGAGGAGAACGGCGACTGGCGGAAGGCCTACGACGCGACCCTCGGCCTCTCCGGGGTGCCCGCGCCCACCCCGCCGCCGATCGACCGGTACTGA